From the Natronococcus sp. AD-5 genome, one window contains:
- a CDS encoding SHOCT domain-containing protein: MVSRHWLYFGGFVITGILIVGVSLMGLLDGLSVLSGSVSYSEEFVLLAMLGEAAEWVVVGLVLGLFAVIFFTAAVVSVLRNASLPRDDRLISLVGWLERKYPLLRHFDVAQKVEPTTEDRQQQLKEQYVEGEISEEEFEREMTRLMDDTSRDKRSRSKTGASVEIEDQSK; encoded by the coding sequence ATGGTCTCTCGCCACTGGCTGTATTTCGGCGGGTTCGTGATCACCGGAATTTTGATAGTCGGCGTTAGTCTGATGGGACTCCTGGATGGCTTGTCAGTGCTATCTGGGAGTGTCTCTTACAGCGAAGAGTTCGTTCTGTTAGCAATGCTTGGAGAGGCCGCCGAGTGGGTCGTCGTCGGGCTTGTCCTCGGGCTTTTCGCAGTGATATTTTTCACTGCAGCTGTCGTTTCTGTCCTTCGGAACGCGTCACTTCCTCGCGATGACCGATTGATCTCCCTCGTTGGATGGCTCGAGCGGAAGTATCCACTTCTGCGCCACTTTGATGTCGCGCAAAAGGTCGAACCGACGACCGAAGATCGGCAACAACAGCTCAAAGAACAGTACGTGGAAGGCGAGATTAGCGAAGAAGAATTCGAACGCGAGATGACGCGGTTGATGGACGATACCTCTAGAGATAAGAGATCACGATCCAAAACCGGGGCCTCCGTTGAAATAGAAGACCAATCGAAGTGA
- a CDS encoding glycosyltransferase, with the protein MLAREVYSERDPDECVLDGPRVAAIVPAYRDAEVIGESVETLLESHYQNLEIAIVCEPDDEPTLSAAREYAEHPDVQVLVNRYPGSKAGAINDAVERLEADYLAAFDVDERIDLDFVPTAMYHLIEADQDVFQARRVPRVTGPVEALAYSERLLFHAGYKLVEPLGFTYCRSSSSAFTREAFEAVDGLDHVLTEDIDFAHKCFREGLAVRQSRNITNEMEAPHTLRDLWGQRKRWRLGHIELFFKALTGGYERGGLRGKLSTARIISSLGASVFLVTLAAKVAVLLVLDLEGFFLLPFVAIALTVAPILYRDYENGHVVELTPTMALVPLVYPAFGLLTIRCAFEYLLSWDGEWYEVEKAGA; encoded by the coding sequence ATGCTCGCTCGCGAGGTCTACAGCGAGCGCGACCCGGACGAGTGCGTTCTGGACGGACCTCGCGTCGCCGCTATCGTCCCCGCCTACCGCGACGCCGAGGTGATCGGAGAGAGCGTTGAGACGCTTCTGGAGTCACACTACCAGAACCTCGAGATCGCTATCGTCTGTGAACCAGATGACGAGCCCACGCTATCGGCTGCCCGCGAGTACGCCGAGCATCCTGACGTACAGGTGCTGGTTAACCGCTATCCCGGGTCGAAGGCTGGCGCGATCAATGATGCTGTTGAGCGACTTGAGGCCGACTACCTCGCGGCTTTCGATGTTGATGAGCGGATCGACCTCGATTTCGTCCCGACTGCAATGTACCATCTCATTGAGGCCGACCAGGACGTCTTTCAGGCTCGACGGGTCCCTCGGGTGACCGGACCAGTAGAGGCGCTCGCTTACTCCGAACGCCTGCTCTTTCATGCTGGCTACAAATTGGTCGAACCGCTGGGATTCACGTACTGTCGGAGTTCCTCGTCGGCGTTTACCCGCGAAGCGTTTGAGGCTGTTGACGGTCTCGATCACGTCCTCACCGAGGACATCGATTTCGCTCACAAGTGCTTCCGGGAGGGGCTTGCGGTCCGCCAGTCCCGCAATATCACTAATGAGATGGAGGCTCCGCATACGCTTCGGGACCTGTGGGGCCAGCGCAAGCGCTGGCGGCTCGGCCACATCGAACTCTTCTTCAAGGCACTGACCGGCGGCTACGAGCGCGGCGGACTCCGTGGGAAGCTATCGACGGCGCGGATCATTTCCAGTCTCGGGGCTAGCGTCTTTCTCGTTACACTTGCTGCGAAAGTCGCTGTGTTACTCGTGCTCGATCTCGAGGGGTTTTTCCTGCTCCCGTTCGTGGCGATCGCTCTTACGGTAGCGCCAATTCTCTATCGCGATTACGAGAACGGACATGTCGTTGAACTCACGCCGACAATGGCGCTAGTGCCGTTGGTCTACCCTGCGTTCGGATTGCTGACGATTCGTTGTGCTTTCGAATACCTTCTTAGCTGGGACGGCGAATGGTACGAAGTCGAAAAAGCCGGTGCGTAA
- a CDS encoding beta-glucosidase produces the protein MVDSSQAGGEGETDRIAKIVERLTLREKLQLVHGTYPDWGKTESGASGYLPPIERLGIPTLRFENGPLGVKSAGGTAFPAAIALGAAFDVELAEKFGEALGAEAREHGVDVILAPGCNLVRVPSCGRNFEYYGEDPCHSARIAAAVVRAIQSQGVVATPKHYVANNQEYKRVNVSAEVDERTLRELYLPAFEAAVTEGDAGAVMAAYNRVNGTHATAHRKLLTDVLKNEFEFDGPVISDWWAVQNGPAAAIAGLDLEMPGVGAIDWAVMLDNRLRPFRFIENVWPETVPGPEEAAAWLFENKGEPGGDASPQRSLFARTLPGELNRGGLAVDRLNEMVSRVLTLHERVGALDQRRQSVDVNRTAHRELTKRIATSGSVLLKNAADTLPLEQNAAVAVIGPHIDEAKTGGGGSSEVWTTKAISPLEGIRSRSTGRIAAEHGHPPIETSLPADWVLPSLRRFNPDWNSSIEDARSAAVEMDAAVLVVQDNAAEGRDRASLSLPSRQDELISAVADVAERTIVVLQTAGAVEMPWIDNVDAVMEAWYPGQEAGNAIAALLYGDVDPGGCLPVTFATADEYPASSTVTYPGVEGPGGHPETSYSEGMFIGYRHFDEHDIEPLFPFGHGLSYAEFQYSDLKVSSDEDTSFVSVTVENTSKRRGRDIVQLYVHARGTSVPRPFREFAGFEAITLDAGEVQTIDVGFSERAYAFFDEKEDDWVTETGEFVLEIGRSSRDIRGAVTVKK, from the coding sequence ATGGTGGACTCTTCGCAAGCAGGTGGAGAGGGAGAGACGGATCGGATCGCGAAGATCGTCGAGAGGCTTACTCTCAGGGAGAAACTCCAACTCGTTCACGGAACGTATCCTGATTGGGGAAAAACGGAATCGGGGGCTTCTGGGTATCTCCCACCGATTGAGCGGCTTGGTATTCCGACACTCCGGTTCGAGAATGGGCCGCTAGGAGTGAAATCTGCTGGTGGAACTGCCTTCCCAGCGGCGATTGCACTCGGGGCAGCATTCGACGTTGAGCTCGCTGAGAAATTCGGCGAAGCACTGGGTGCTGAAGCGCGAGAGCACGGTGTTGACGTCATCCTCGCACCCGGCTGTAACCTCGTTCGCGTCCCGTCCTGTGGACGCAACTTCGAATACTATGGCGAAGATCCCTGTCATTCTGCGCGGATCGCCGCTGCGGTAGTCCGAGCTATCCAATCACAGGGCGTGGTCGCAACTCCGAAACATTACGTTGCGAATAATCAGGAATACAAACGCGTCAATGTGAGTGCCGAAGTAGATGAGCGAACACTCCGCGAACTGTACTTACCTGCATTCGAGGCGGCAGTCACAGAAGGTGACGCAGGTGCCGTGATGGCAGCGTATAATCGCGTAAACGGAACCCACGCGACAGCACATCGAAAGCTGCTCACCGACGTTTTGAAAAACGAGTTCGAGTTCGACGGACCAGTCATCTCCGATTGGTGGGCAGTTCAAAACGGACCAGCTGCTGCGATAGCCGGACTCGATCTCGAAATGCCGGGGGTCGGAGCGATCGATTGGGCGGTGATGCTGGATAACCGGTTACGTCCCTTCCGTTTCATTGAGAACGTCTGGCCCGAGACGGTACCGGGACCGGAAGAAGCGGCCGCGTGGCTTTTTGAGAACAAGGGAGAACCTGGTGGCGACGCCAGTCCACAACGATCGTTATTTGCGCGAACACTACCCGGAGAACTCAATCGCGGCGGGCTCGCAGTGGATCGGCTCAATGAGATGGTTAGCCGGGTACTCACGCTTCACGAGCGAGTCGGAGCGCTGGATCAACGGCGGCAATCAGTGGATGTGAATCGAACGGCACATCGAGAACTCACAAAACGGATTGCGACTAGCGGCTCAGTCCTCTTAAAAAATGCAGCCGATACGCTTCCACTCGAACAGAATGCGGCAGTTGCCGTAATCGGTCCGCACATTGACGAGGCCAAGACCGGTGGTGGCGGTAGTTCTGAGGTCTGGACTACAAAGGCTATAAGTCCGCTCGAAGGAATCCGTTCCCGGAGCACTGGACGGATAGCCGCTGAGCACGGACACCCGCCGATCGAGACGTCGCTGCCCGCCGATTGGGTTCTTCCTTCACTCAGGCGATTCAATCCCGACTGGAACTCCTCGATTGAAGACGCTCGGTCAGCCGCCGTTGAGATGGACGCCGCTGTTCTCGTTGTCCAAGACAATGCCGCGGAAGGGCGTGACCGAGCATCACTTTCACTGCCGAGTCGCCAGGACGAGCTTATTTCGGCCGTCGCCGACGTCGCCGAGCGCACAATCGTCGTGCTCCAAACGGCGGGCGCAGTCGAGATGCCCTGGATCGATAATGTCGATGCAGTGATGGAAGCATGGTATCCCGGCCAAGAAGCGGGAAACGCGATCGCTGCCCTTCTCTACGGCGATGTCGATCCAGGTGGCTGCCTTCCGGTGACGTTTGCAACAGCGGATGAGTATCCAGCGAGCTCAACGGTAACGTATCCCGGTGTCGAAGGCCCCGGGGGACATCCTGAGACGAGTTACAGCGAAGGTATGTTTATCGGTTATCGCCACTTCGACGAGCACGATATTGAGCCGCTGTTCCCGTTCGGACACGGACTCAGCTATGCGGAGTTCCAATACAGTGATCTCAAGGTGTCTTCTGACGAGGACACTTCATTCGTTTCGGTCACCGTCGAAAATACCAGTAAGCGTCGAGGTCGAGATATCGTGCAACTATATGTGCATGCTCGGGGAACGAGTGTTCCCCGTCCCTTCCGTGAGTTCGCTGGGTTCGAGGCGATTACGCTCGATGCTGGCGAAGTCCAGACGATCGACGTAGGATTCAGTGAAAGAGCATACGCCTTCTTTGATGAGAAGGAGGATGATTGGGTAACTGAAACCGGGGAGTTCGTGCTCGAGATTGGTCGATCATCGCGAGATATTCGTGGGGCCGTGACGGTCAAAAAATGA
- a CDS encoding transcriptional regulator: MNLPSDLELIHQPTRLRIMGVLYKHRDVSYTRIRDHLDLTDGNLASHAEKLEQAGYVEDRRAWAQTGFETRYRITKAGVIAFQAYLQELSGFIDEHETEHRSNRERL, translated from the coding sequence ATGAATCTCCCATCGGATCTCGAGCTCATCCATCAACCGACTAGACTCCGAATCATGGGAGTTCTATACAAACACAGAGATGTCTCGTACACTCGTATCCGAGATCATCTGGATCTAACAGATGGGAATCTCGCCTCACATGCAGAAAAACTAGAGCAGGCAGGATATGTTGAGGATCGGCGCGCGTGGGCTCAAACTGGCTTCGAAACGCGCTACCGTATCACAAAAGCCGGAGTTATTGCATTCCAAGCGTACCTCCAAGAACTAAGCGGATTCATAGACGAACACGAAACGGAGCATCGATCAAACCGTGAAAGGTTGTAG
- a CDS encoding DUF4382 domain-containing protein, whose translation MKSITLGKSTDDGIERRRGFYSLDLEGTTVDLTEVIGDKAVSAFEGELSPGTYEKIELHAADVEGIVNGEQATVKIPSEKLQITRPFEIRADDPVDFVFDINVVKRGKENDYNLKPVISESGIAGKDVNVEEVDGDQNGGEETADPDNSERDEEENEDDTGENSDNSGDD comes from the coding sequence GTGAAGTCGATAACTCTGGGAAAATCCACGGACGACGGGATCGAGCGAAGGCGTGGATTCTACAGTCTTGACCTTGAGGGCACGACGGTAGATCTCACAGAGGTGATTGGCGACAAAGCGGTGTCTGCCTTCGAAGGCGAACTGTCGCCGGGTACCTACGAGAAGATAGAGCTCCACGCTGCGGACGTGGAGGGGATCGTTAACGGCGAACAGGCAACTGTGAAAATACCCAGCGAAAAACTACAGATCACACGCCCCTTCGAGATCCGGGCTGACGACCCTGTCGACTTCGTGTTCGACATCAATGTAGTCAAACGCGGAAAGGAGAACGACTACAATTTGAAACCCGTAATTTCGGAGAGCGGCATCGCGGGCAAGGACGTTAATGTGGAAGAAGTAGACGGCGATCAGAACGGTGGGGAGGAAACCGCTGATCCCGATAATAGTGAACGTGACGAGGAAGAAAACGAGGATGACACGGGTGAAAATAGTGATAATAGCGGTGATGACTAG